The following coding sequences lie in one Deltaproteobacteria bacterium IMCC39524 genomic window:
- a CDS encoding DUF4019 domain-containing protein → MIPKQFRIHIVLILACVFMIVFPILNETPDTEKAEKATAVAMEFLQLVDAGNYAESWQMSAGLMKERVTEKDWVEKLTKARALSGALLERKKKDSSYSTTAVDSPEGEYISLVFDSRYQQAESVAEYITVMLDEGHWKVAGYFIQ, encoded by the coding sequence TTGATCCCCAAGCAATTTCGGATTCACATTGTTCTTATCCTTGCCTGCGTCTTTATGATCGTTTTTCCGATTCTCAATGAAACACCGGATACGGAGAAGGCCGAAAAGGCAACGGCAGTGGCCATGGAGTTTTTGCAGCTGGTCGATGCAGGCAATTATGCTGAAAGCTGGCAGATGTCAGCGGGTTTGATGAAGGAAAGAGTCACTGAAAAGGACTGGGTGGAGAAGTTGACCAAGGCCCGAGCCCTTTCGGGGGCCTTGCTCGAGCGCAAGAAAAAGGACTCGAGTTATTCCACAACGGCTGTAGATAGCCCGGAGGGTGAGTATATCTCCCTGGTCTTCGATTCCAGGTACCAACAGGCCGAAAGCGTGGCCGAGTACATTACCGTGATGCTGGATGAAGGTCATTGGAAAGTTGCTGGCTATTTTATCCAGTAA
- a CDS encoding M23 family metallopeptidase has translation MKKFTFLAGLLICGLVAFYLYIDTTPPVISWGAAENDSINHALNVNVADDVSLKEVCYTLSGGACAGEERCSRELQTQSFDLPIDPDQCVVNSDPLEVKITVKAVDSSLIANKADGSITLTYDNQAPNLMTLQGSLSLKRGGTGVVLYEVGEVPIETGVLLGDLRFRAFEFEPNKYLSFYAHPYNVKADEFKPRVFAVDAAGNLRKIRPGSRTASHAYRKEVIELSDDFLETVKDKMMATSTRSPLEVFVEINNKVRQENYQKIAQICQNTEQKKLWEGAFLRNQGATKAGFADSRTYKYGSEVVSEQVHLGLDIAGINNTQIFAANHGKVLFVGEIGIYGNVVILDHGYGLHSLYGHLHQTNVQEGDMVRKGDLIAVSGETGLVFGDHLHYEMRINGVAVNPIEWFDNVWVLNNIEAYLPGVGEEK, from the coding sequence TTGAAAAAATTTACCTTTTTGGCAGGACTTCTCATCTGCGGGCTGGTGGCCTTTTACCTTTATATCGACACAACCCCACCGGTTATCTCCTGGGGCGCTGCGGAAAATGACAGCATTAACCACGCCCTTAACGTGAACGTTGCCGACGATGTCAGCCTGAAAGAGGTCTGCTACACCCTGTCCGGTGGCGCCTGCGCCGGTGAGGAACGTTGCTCAAGAGAACTGCAAACCCAATCCTTTGACCTGCCCATTGATCCTGATCAATGCGTTGTCAATTCGGACCCCCTGGAAGTGAAGATCACTGTCAAAGCGGTTGATTCCTCCCTTATCGCCAACAAAGCAGACGGTTCAATAACGCTAACCTACGATAACCAGGCTCCGAACCTGATGACCCTGCAGGGGTCTCTCTCCCTGAAACGTGGGGGGACTGGAGTGGTTCTCTACGAGGTGGGTGAAGTGCCCATTGAAACGGGAGTCCTGCTTGGTGATTTACGCTTCAGGGCCTTCGAGTTTGAGCCGAACAAGTACCTGAGTTTTTATGCCCACCCCTATAATGTAAAAGCAGATGAGTTCAAACCGAGGGTGTTTGCGGTTGATGCCGCGGGGAACCTGAGAAAGATCAGGCCCGGCTCAAGAACCGCTTCACACGCCTATCGTAAAGAGGTGATTGAACTGAGCGATGATTTTCTGGAAACCGTTAAAGATAAGATGATGGCAACCTCAACCCGGTCCCCTCTGGAGGTTTTTGTCGAAATCAACAACAAGGTTCGCCAGGAGAACTACCAGAAGATTGCTCAAATCTGCCAGAACACCGAGCAGAAAAAGCTTTGGGAAGGAGCCTTCCTGCGTAACCAGGGCGCAACCAAGGCCGGCTTCGCCGACAGTCGCACATATAAATATGGCTCAGAGGTTGTCAGCGAGCAGGTGCATTTGGGCCTTGATATCGCGGGGATCAACAACACCCAGATCTTCGCAGCCAACCACGGCAAGGTTCTCTTTGTTGGCGAGATCGGCATCTACGGTAATGTTGTCATTCTCGACCACGGCTACGGCCTGCACTCTCTTTACGGCCACCTCCACCAGACGAACGTACAGGAAGGAGACATGGTGAGAAAGGGCGACCTTATCGCGGTCTCTGGCGAAACGGGCCTGGTCTTTGGCGACCACCTGCACTACGAGATGCGCATTAACGGTGTCGCCGTTAATCCGATCGAATGGTTTGATAACGTTTGGGTTTTGAATAACATCGAGGCCTATCTGCCCGGTGTTGGGGAAGAGAAATAA
- the glgX gene encoding glycogen debranching protein GlgX: MTPATHDNRLLDAVTTDFAVLRGQPQPYGVSNLAEGVNFAVFSRHATTLSLVLFQPGNLAPFLEFPLDPKINRTGDVWHLCVQGLLPGFEYGYRVARDTTEESPIHRFDADKVLLDPYARAISGPSLWRESSRAASRAGNWRGLLVDDKFDWEMDQPLNRHLAESVIYEMHVRGFTRHESAQAVHPGTFLGVIDKIPYLQELGVTAVELLPVFEFDEADNYRKNPLTGEALHNFWGYHPLSFFAPKAAYAVDKRPGAQLCEFKEMVKALHKAGIEVILDVVFNHTGEGNEQGRTISMRGLDNSVYYIVDPETGEYANYSGCGNTVNCNHPVVRDLIIDALCYWVTEMHVDGFRFDLASILGRGPDGEVLTNPPLLERIAGNPVLANTKLIAEAWDAAGLYQVGTFPNFGRWAEWNGKFRDDLRRFIRGDLAMTPVLATRLAGSSDLYQVDGRAPYHSINFVTSHDGFTLADLVSYREKHNEGNGEYNADGDNHNLSANHGFEGPSEDSAIRTLRDKQVRNFASLLILAHGVPMLLAGDEMGRSQQGNNNAWCQDNALSWIDWDDLESNRELFTFFRHLIAFRQQHALLRPRHFEGEESGERCLTWHGFRLREPDWSETSQSLAMHLQGAADEVQIYLIAHASTKATEFALPDASSNKPWRRFVDTSLTVEGPSCSPGEEVVLHDQKSYRVAGQSVVVLVR; encoded by the coding sequence ATGACTCCTGCTACTCACGATAACCGCCTGCTCGATGCTGTGACGACAGATTTTGCCGTATTACGTGGTCAGCCGCAACCCTATGGTGTCAGCAATCTGGCCGAAGGGGTTAATTTTGCTGTCTTCTCACGGCATGCAACCACTCTCAGTCTTGTCCTCTTCCAGCCCGGAAACCTCGCTCCGTTTCTGGAGTTTCCCTTAGACCCCAAAATCAACCGCACCGGTGATGTCTGGCATCTCTGTGTGCAAGGGCTGCTGCCGGGTTTTGAGTACGGTTACCGGGTTGCACGTGACACGACAGAGGAGTCACCCATTCATCGTTTTGATGCTGACAAAGTTTTACTCGACCCCTACGCACGGGCGATTTCAGGCCCTTCCCTCTGGCGGGAATCAAGTCGTGCGGCGTCAAGGGCTGGGAATTGGCGCGGGCTGCTGGTCGATGACAAATTTGACTGGGAGATGGACCAGCCGCTCAATCGTCACCTGGCCGAATCAGTGATCTACGAAATGCATGTGCGTGGTTTTACCCGGCATGAGTCAGCTCAGGCCGTTCACCCGGGAACCTTTTTGGGCGTCATTGACAAGATCCCTTACCTGCAGGAACTGGGAGTTACCGCTGTGGAACTCTTGCCGGTCTTCGAGTTTGACGAAGCCGACAACTACCGAAAAAACCCCTTAACGGGAGAGGCTTTGCACAACTTCTGGGGCTACCACCCGTTAAGCTTCTTCGCTCCCAAGGCTGCCTACGCCGTCGACAAGAGGCCCGGCGCGCAGCTTTGCGAGTTCAAGGAGATGGTTAAGGCGTTGCATAAGGCCGGCATCGAAGTGATCCTCGACGTGGTGTTCAACCACACCGGAGAGGGCAATGAACAGGGCCGAACCATCTCCATGCGCGGGCTGGACAACAGCGTCTACTATATCGTCGATCCGGAGACCGGAGAGTACGCCAACTACTCCGGTTGCGGCAACACGGTCAATTGCAACCATCCGGTGGTGCGCGATCTGATTATCGATGCTTTGTGCTACTGGGTCACCGAGATGCACGTTGACGGTTTCCGCTTTGACCTGGCCTCCATCCTGGGCCGAGGGCCCGATGGTGAAGTGCTGACCAACCCGCCGCTACTGGAACGCATTGCTGGCAACCCGGTGCTGGCCAACACCAAGCTGATCGCAGAGGCCTGGGACGCCGCCGGGCTTTACCAGGTCGGCACTTTTCCAAATTTCGGGCGCTGGGCCGAATGGAACGGTAAGTTCCGCGATGACCTGCGGCGTTTCATTCGTGGTGACCTGGCCATGACCCCGGTACTGGCGACCCGTCTGGCCGGCAGCTCAGACCTCTACCAGGTTGACGGCCGGGCGCCCTACCACAGCATCAACTTTGTCACCAGTCACGACGGTTTCACCCTCGCCGACCTGGTCAGCTACAGAGAGAAACACAACGAAGGCAACGGCGAGTACAACGCCGATGGCGACAACCATAACCTGAGTGCCAATCATGGCTTCGAAGGGCCCAGTGAGGATTCGGCGATCCGCACTCTGCGAGACAAACAGGTGCGCAACTTTGCCAGTTTGCTGATCCTGGCTCATGGTGTCCCGATGCTGCTCGCCGGTGATGAAATGGGCCGCAGTCAGCAGGGCAACAACAACGCCTGGTGCCAGGATAACGCTCTCAGCTGGATCGATTGGGACGACCTTGAGAGCAACCGGGAGCTCTTCACCTTCTTTCGCCACCTGATCGCTTTCCGCCAGCAACATGCCTTGCTGCGCCCCCGTCATTTCGAGGGGGAAGAAAGCGGTGAGCGCTGCCTGACCTGGCACGGCTTCAGATTGCGCGAGCCAGACTGGTCAGAGACGTCCCAGTCTCTGGCCATGCACTTACAGGGTGCGGCTGATGAAGTTCAAATCTACCTGATCGCCCATGCGTCGACAAAAGCCACTGAATTCGCCCTGCCGGATGCGAGCAGCAACAAGCCCTGGCGGCGATTTGTTGACACCTCCCTGACCGTGGAAGGTCCAAGTTGTTCCCCGGGAGAAGAGGTGGTACTGCATGATCAGAAGAGTTATCGCGTTGCCGGACAATCCGTGGTTGTCCTGGTAAGATGA
- a CDS encoding DUF1653 domain-containing protein: MQHTIQPGCYRHYKGNLYEVIDVARHSETDEQLVVYRCLSDGNSLWVRPLLMFLETVEVAGQKVPRFARIDQVA; encoded by the coding sequence ATGCAACACACGATTCAACCGGGTTGCTATCGGCACTACAAAGGCAATCTCTACGAAGTCATCGACGTGGCAAGACACAGTGAAACTGATGAGCAGTTGGTGGTTTACCGCTGTCTCAGCGACGGCAACTCGTTATGGGTTCGACCCTTGCTGATGTTTCTGGAAACTGTTGAGGTGGCAGGGCAGAAAGTCCCACGTTTTGCCAGAATCGACCAGGTCGCCTGA
- a CDS encoding MgtC/SapB family protein — protein MFFETTLLGSVELDITIKLLLAALAGGLVGLEREKHGRPAGLRTNLLVAVGSCVMMIVSEAFYLKYGVFDAESTLRLDPSRVAAQIVTGIGFLGAGVILKEGASVRGLTTAASLWAVAGLGMAFGMGFFSLGVIATALVLVSLTFLKKLDPIMKKDRFLTLSVTALNRDGLLGELLAVFAKRNLEVSNISSQLDFALDELFYQVVITQQERSIGHELMEEIKQLEGVRKIRYH, from the coding sequence ATGTTTTTTGAAACGACATTACTGGGTAGCGTCGAGCTGGATATTACCATCAAGCTGTTGCTGGCAGCACTGGCCGGCGGGCTGGTGGGTCTTGAGCGCGAAAAGCACGGCCGCCCGGCAGGCTTGAGGACTAACCTGCTGGTGGCTGTCGGCTCCTGCGTCATGATGATCGTCTCAGAAGCTTTTTACCTCAAGTACGGTGTCTTTGACGCGGAAAGCACCTTGCGCCTTGATCCCTCCCGGGTCGCAGCACAGATCGTCACCGGTATCGGTTTCCTCGGCGCCGGGGTGATTCTCAAAGAAGGGGCCTCGGTTCGTGGCTTGACGACCGCCGCCAGCCTCTGGGCGGTTGCCGGGTTGGGCATGGCCTTCGGTATGGGATTCTTCAGTCTCGGCGTTATTGCCACAGCCCTGGTCCTGGTCAGCCTGACTTTCCTGAAAAAACTCGATCCGATAATGAAAAAGGATCGTTTCCTCACTCTGAGCGTAACGGCACTCAATCGTGATGGCCTGCTCGGAGAGTTATTGGCCGTTTTTGCCAAACGGAACCTCGAAGTGTCCAATATCAGCTCCCAGCTTGACTTCGCCCTCGATGAGCTCTTTTACCAGGTGGTCATCACTCAGCAAGAACGCAGCATTGGGCATGAATTGATGGAAGAGATCAAGCAACTGGAGGGTGTCCGGAAAATTCGTTATCACTAA
- a CDS encoding DUF4301 family protein, protein MNFSTEDLQQLEALEIEPSKAARQLAWLRSGQLDITLERCCTVDDGITQLQPESHAYLYKAFDSAIAAGRLRRFVPASGAASRMFSPLHAERAVFDACRAVEPLTGASQAELNLRRFLDKIEAFAFYPDLNNAMAEDDQDLQQALADRDLPLIVRYLLEPCGLSYSRLPKGLLAFHAAVDGSRTPFIEHLAEAALLNGLDGVVRLHFTVSAEHLELFKAQFAAWQETLAAAYGCHFEVSYSTQKASTDTLALDAKDQPLRDSEDRLVLRPGGHGALIKNLNDLSGDIVLIRNIDNVVPDVHKDANLTWAKLLTGYLVTLQEEQHALLKALHDHPEDPMARELAVCFLGDRLQLDVSLSDDTQSLLDKLDRPVRVCGMVPNSGEPGGGPFWVRGSDGRVTRQIVEGAQIDKSDPEQAKILAGSTHFNPVDMVCGVSDWRGRPYDLNRFVDEDAVIITSKRMEGQELKVLELPGLWNGAMAGWHTLFVEIPPEAFNPVKTVFDLLRPAHQA, encoded by the coding sequence ATGAATTTTTCTACTGAGGACCTGCAACAACTCGAAGCTCTGGAGATTGAGCCGTCAAAAGCGGCCCGGCAGCTTGCCTGGTTACGCAGTGGTCAGCTCGATATCACGCTGGAGCGCTGCTGCACTGTCGATGACGGCATCACGCAGCTTCAGCCTGAGTCCCACGCTTACCTGTATAAGGCCTTCGACTCAGCGATCGCAGCCGGACGTCTGCGCCGCTTTGTCCCGGCTTCAGGTGCCGCATCACGCATGTTCAGCCCCCTGCACGCCGAGAGAGCTGTTTTTGATGCCTGTCGTGCTGTCGAACCGCTTACAGGGGCCTCGCAGGCGGAGCTCAACCTGCGACGTTTCCTCGATAAAATTGAGGCCTTCGCTTTTTACCCAGACCTGAACAACGCCATGGCGGAAGATGACCAGGATTTACAGCAAGCCCTGGCTGACCGCGACCTGCCCCTGATCGTCCGTTACCTGCTGGAACCCTGCGGCCTGAGCTACTCACGACTACCGAAAGGCCTGTTAGCCTTCCACGCTGCTGTTGACGGCTCCCGCACACCTTTTATTGAGCATCTCGCAGAAGCCGCGCTGTTGAACGGTCTGGACGGTGTTGTTCGGCTGCACTTTACCGTCTCCGCGGAACACCTTGAACTGTTCAAGGCGCAATTTGCCGCCTGGCAGGAGACCCTTGCTGCGGCCTACGGCTGTCATTTCGAAGTCAGCTACTCCACCCAGAAAGCTTCGACCGACACTTTGGCCCTGGATGCGAAAGATCAGCCGCTACGTGACAGTGAGGACCGCCTGGTATTGCGTCCCGGCGGGCACGGTGCCCTGATCAAAAACCTCAATGACCTGTCTGGCGACATCGTCCTGATCCGCAACATTGATAATGTTGTTCCCGACGTGCACAAGGACGCCAACCTGACCTGGGCCAAACTGCTGACCGGGTACCTCGTGACCCTGCAGGAAGAACAGCACGCTCTGCTCAAGGCGCTCCATGATCACCCGGAAGACCCTATGGCCCGGGAACTGGCGGTCTGTTTCCTTGGCGACCGGCTGCAGCTGGACGTCTCACTCTCTGACGACACCCAGAGCTTGCTCGACAAGCTTGACCGACCGGTGCGGGTGTGTGGCATGGTTCCCAACAGCGGTGAGCCCGGAGGAGGGCCTTTCTGGGTGCGCGGTAGCGATGGACGGGTGACCCGGCAGATTGTCGAAGGGGCGCAGATTGACAAGAGCGATCCCGAACAGGCGAAAATCCTGGCCGGTTCTACCCACTTCAACCCCGTTGACATGGTCTGTGGCGTCAGTGACTGGCGTGGTAGACCTTATGATTTGAATCGTTTTGTCGATGAAGATGCGGTGATCATCACCAGCAAGAGAATGGAGGGACAAGAACTTAAAGTCCTGGAGCTTCCCGGTCTATGGAATGGCGCCATGGCGGGCTGGCACACTCTGTTCGTCGAGATTCCGCCAGAGGCCTTCAATCCAGTGAAGACGGTCTTTGACCTGCTCAGACCGGCGCACCAGGCTTGA
- a CDS encoding universal stress protein — METKILIPVDGSETADRTLKKIIALKERFPKELTLLHVVDVDKLAYRMIPDFQIEMVRENAGKAGQHVLDSKVAILEEAGFTVEARLEFGQPRQSICKIANGEAFQLMIIGRRESTGEIRDVLFGSVANYVLHNVACPVLLF, encoded by the coding sequence ATGGAAACAAAAATACTGATTCCGGTCGATGGTTCGGAGACCGCGGATCGCACTCTCAAAAAGATCATTGCCCTAAAAGAACGTTTCCCGAAAGAGTTGACCCTGCTCCATGTTGTCGATGTCGACAAATTGGCGTACCGCATGATTCCCGACTTCCAGATCGAAATGGTGAGGGAAAATGCCGGCAAGGCCGGGCAGCATGTGCTTGACAGCAAGGTTGCCATCCTTGAAGAGGCCGGCTTTACCGTGGAGGCCCGCCTCGAATTTGGCCAGCCCCGACAGTCTATCTGCAAAATCGCCAACGGTGAGGCCTTTCAGCTAATGATCATCGGTCGGCGCGAAAGCACCGGAGAGATCCGCGATGTCCTGTTCGGCTCGGTCGCCAACTATGTTCTGCACAACGTCGCCTGCCCGGTTCTGCTCTTCTGA
- a CDS encoding TRAP transporter large permease, protein METNYLVIMALLIGCLATTIPVFMALFFTGMVGLVWIAGIDPQIVIEVLYRSMDKFALIVVLFFVLCGNIMTTGSIVSKLIKTANCMVGFLPGGLAMAGILACGFFGAISGSTVATVVAIGGFMIPALLENNYDEKFSVGVMTTAPILGVIIPPSISMILYAMVTNDPLEALFLTGFVPGVLIMFFMSLYAYFFCKRRDTVTMPKPSLQEVFATLRESFWALMLPVLIFGGIYSGYFTANEAAVVACFYAFIVELFIHRDLKLREIKGVVISSAITSSTLLVIVAGASVFGEYLTFEQIPGQIANAVVENIQTPWVFLLSVNILLLIIGMFMDIISATLILTPIFLPLLSRFGIDTMHFGLLMTLNLGIGYCTPPLGVSLYISGAVADRDLIYVSKAVLPFLLIQVAILMLLTFWPDLVLFLPHWVYPPP, encoded by the coding sequence TGGCGCTGCTGATCGGTTGCCTGGCTACAACGATCCCGGTCTTCATGGCACTCTTCTTTACCGGTATGGTCGGCCTGGTCTGGATTGCCGGTATCGATCCACAGATCGTTATCGAAGTTCTCTACCGCAGCATGGACAAGTTCGCTCTGATCGTTGTGCTTTTCTTCGTCCTGTGCGGCAACATCATGACCACCGGTAGCATCGTCTCAAAACTGATCAAGACAGCGAATTGCATGGTGGGCTTCCTGCCTGGCGGTCTGGCCATGGCAGGGATTCTGGCTTGTGGCTTCTTCGGCGCCATTTCCGGTTCCACGGTCGCCACGGTCGTGGCGATCGGCGGCTTCATGATTCCGGCGCTGCTTGAAAATAATTATGACGAGAAATTTTCTGTAGGCGTCATGACCACCGCGCCAATTCTCGGCGTCATAATCCCACCGTCGATTTCGATGATCCTCTATGCCATGGTCACCAACGACCCGCTTGAGGCGCTCTTTTTAACCGGTTTCGTTCCGGGTGTCCTGATCATGTTCTTCATGTCTCTTTACGCCTACTTCTTCTGCAAACGCCGGGACACCGTGACCATGCCGAAGCCGAGCCTGCAGGAAGTCTTTGCCACCCTGCGCGAAAGCTTCTGGGCCCTGATGCTGCCGGTCCTGATTTTCGGTGGCATCTACTCCGGCTACTTTACGGCCAACGAAGCGGCTGTGGTCGCCTGCTTCTACGCCTTCATTGTCGAACTCTTTATTCACCGCGATCTCAAGCTACGTGAAATCAAGGGGGTCGTCATCTCGTCTGCAATCACCTCGTCAACCCTGTTGGTGATTGTCGCCGGGGCCTCAGTTTTTGGCGAGTACCTGACCTTTGAGCAGATCCCCGGCCAGATCGCCAACGCCGTGGTCGAGAATATTCAGACCCCCTGGGTTTTTCTCCTCTCGGTCAATATCCTGCTGCTGATTATCGGCATGTTCATGGATATCATTTCCGCCACCCTGATCCTGACACCGATCTTTCTCCCCCTGCTGAGTCGCTTCGGCATAGACACCATGCATTTCGGCCTGCTCATGACCCTGAATCTGGGCATTGGCTACTGCACGCCGCCGCTGGGTGTCAGCCTCTATATTTCGGGAGCGGTCGCCGATCGTGATCTGATTTATGTTTCCAAGGCGGTGCTGCCGTTTCTGTTAATTCAGGTTGCCATCCTGATGCTGCTGACTTTCTGGCCCGACCTGGTGCTCTTCCTGCCTCACTGGGTCTACCCGCCACCTTAA